The following coding sequences are from one Alosa alosa isolate M-15738 ecotype Scorff River chromosome 13, AALO_Geno_1.1, whole genome shotgun sequence window:
- the she gene encoding SH2 domain-containing adapter protein E: MAKWFKDFPTSLKSGTDRIRSASESGAHGRPKAIVAAGTGAKGSVRKNSENGNSGGGVGSLLSGRNRKNSAIELGRNQPSTGASPLKDGKIWEIFIPGKGKKSPKFDGGFEDHRTLRTSSLADAYINRMIKVDKQDKGQKHNFGTGDATAADNEKGKATLKTETLIILEDYADPFDAERTKEQRDAEREGENDGYMEPYDAQLIITEIRRRGSRDLLKVCVVLKGEEEGGTTQIYDVPYEEVLEGIPLTRPECDPRPQAEYELPWEWRKEQIVRALSAQLDGVESVTSSKEDTVLSPRQQRQKSWTPKTLRPSPPSPTLTPTPAAPTDSDTKPVDPTVPLEKQSWYHGSVSRQEAEAQLQNCKEASFLVRDSESSTSKYSIALKTSQGCVHIIVAQTKESGYTLDQSSCVFPSIPEVVHHYCTQRLPFTGAEHMTLQHPVPRTH, from the exons ATGGCAAAGTGGTTTAAAGATTTCCCGACTAGTCTGAAAAGTGGGACCGATCGCATCCGTTCGGCCTCGGAATCAGGTGCCCATGGTCGGCCAAAAGCTATAGTGGCAGCAGGTACTGGGGCAAAGGGCAGTGTGCGTAAAAATTCAGAAAATGGTAACAGTGGAGGTGGTGTGGGTTCATTGCTTTCCGGGAGAAATCGGAAAAATTCGGCAATTGAATTGGGACGGAATCAACCAAGTACTGGGGCAAGTCCTCTGAAAGATGGAAAGATATGGGAAATCTTTATTCCGGGGAAAGGCAAGAAGAGTCCTAAGTTTGACGGAGGATTCGAAGATCACCGAACCCTCAGGACCTCAAGTCTGGCAGATGCTTACATCAACAGAATGATCAAGGTGGACAAACAAGACAAAGGCCAAAAGCACAATTTCGGGACTGGAGATGCaacagctgcagacaacgagaAAGGAAAGGCAACTTTGAAGACGGAAACG TTGATAATCCTGGAGGATTACGCTGACCCATTTGATGCTGAGAGAACGAAGGAGCAGAGAGAtgctgagagagaaggagagaatgatGGCTACATGGAGCCCTACGACGCCCAGCTCATTATTACAG aaatccGCCGGCGAGGCTCGCGGGATctgctgaaggtgtgtgtggtgctgaagGGCGAGGAGGAGGGCGGCACGACCCAGATCTACGATGTGCCCTACGAGGAGGTGCTGGAGGGCATCCCCCTGACCCGGCCCGAGTGCGACCCCCGGCCCCAAGCCGAGTACGAACTCCCCTGGGAGTGGAGGAAAGAGCAGATCGTCAGAGCCCTGTCAG CCCAGCTTGATGGAGTGGAGAGCGTGACCAGCAGTAAAGAGGACACAGTGCTCTCCCCTCGGCAGCAGAGACAGAAGAGCTGGACCCCCAAAACGCTGCGTCCTTCTCCCCCGTCCcccacactcacccccacccctgctGCCCCAACCGACAGTGACACAAAACCTGTGGACCCCACTGTACCACTGGAGaagcaaag ctggTACCACGGCTCAGTGAGTCGGCAGGAGGCGGAGGCCCAGCTGCAGAACTGCAAGGAGGCCAGCTTCCTGGTGCGCGACAGCGAATCATCAACCAGCAAATACTCCATCGCCttaaa AACCAGTCAGGGCTGTGTCCACATCATCGTGGCGCAGACCAAGGAGAGCGGCTACACTCTGGACCAGAGTAGTTGTGTGTTCCCCAGCATCCCGGAGGTGGTGCACCACTACTGCACCCAGCGCCTGCCCTTCACCGGAGCCGAGCACATGACCCTCCAGCACCCTGTGCCTCGCACACATTAG